Proteins from a single region of bacterium:
- the nuoK gene encoding NADH-quinone oxidoreductase subunit NuoK, whose translation MEIGTQHYLVLSFVLFAIGVTGILVRRNMITVLMSIELVLNAANLNLIAFSFQHGNLTGQIFVIFTIAVAAGEAAVGLGILLALFRLRSTTQLDSARELLG comes from the coding sequence CTGGAAATCGGTACGCAGCACTACCTGGTTCTGAGCTTCGTTCTATTCGCGATCGGGGTTACCGGGATTCTCGTGCGACGCAACATGATCACCGTCTTGATGTCGATCGAGCTGGTGCTCAATGCGGCCAACTTGAACTTGATTGCGTTCTCGTTTCAGCACGGCAACCTAACGGGGCAGATCTTCGTGATCTTCACCATTGCGGTGGCCGCCGGTGAGGCGGCTGTGGGCCTCGGGATTCTCCTGGCTCTTTTCAGACTGCGCAGTACGACCCAGCTTGACAGCGCCAGGGAGCTCCTGGGATGA
- a CDS encoding NADH-quinone oxidoreductase subunit J gives MEFLTVHGPAILFYLFAAVAVVAACFVITMRNPMYGAIALLVTFLSLASLFLLRHAEFLAFVQVFVYGGGIMVLFLFVIMLVNLHRLKESRLFGQNAPLAVIVGLLLLGLFGTLFVGMAFAPTQAAPPAFVEVDGEALGNSQAVAWSLYRDYLLPFEIVSVFLLVAMIGAVVLGRKQ, from the coding sequence TTGGAGTTCCTGACCGTACACGGGCCGGCGATCCTGTTCTATCTGTTTGCAGCGGTTGCGGTGGTGGCGGCGTGTTTCGTGATCACGATGCGCAACCCGATGTATGGCGCCATCGCCCTGCTGGTGACGTTCTTGAGCCTTGCTTCGCTCTTTCTGCTGCGCCACGCGGAGTTCCTGGCGTTTGTCCAGGTGTTCGTCTACGGCGGCGGCATCATGGTCCTGTTTCTCTTCGTGATCATGTTGGTGAATCTTCATCGGTTGAAGGAGTCACGGCTGTTTGGCCAGAACGCCCCATTGGCGGTGATCGTGGGCCTGCTACTCCTCGGGCTGTTCGGGACCCTCTTCGTCGGCATGGCGTTTGCGCCCACCCAGGCCGCGCCTCCCGCTTTCGTCGAGGTCGACGGAGAGGCCTTGGGGAACTCCCAGGCGGTCGCCTGGAGTCTCTATCGGGACTACCTGTTGCCGTTCGAGATCGTCTCGGTATTCCTGTTGGTGGCCATGATCGGCGCCGTGGTTCTGGGGAGAAAGCAGTAG
- a CDS encoding NADH-quinone oxidoreductase subunit I produces the protein MSVAKGFLERFMLLDLFAGLSITFRTMFKKKVTVQYPEERLEPAHRFRGMFRLDEDRCIKCTLCARDCPIDIIYIDWHQEMNPATEKKEKVLDRFDIDVQRCMFCGLCEEACPTEPKSIWLSSKTYELASYERWQNLYVDIDELQEWKIRPEYTDEEVT, from the coding sequence ATGAGCGTAGCCAAGGGCTTTCTCGAGCGTTTCATGCTCCTCGACCTTTTTGCGGGGTTGAGCATTACGTTCCGGACCATGTTCAAGAAGAAGGTCACGGTTCAGTATCCGGAGGAGCGTCTGGAGCCGGCTCACCGCTTCCGCGGCATGTTCAGGTTGGACGAGGACCGCTGCATCAAGTGCACGCTGTGCGCTCGCGACTGCCCGATCGACATCATCTATATCGACTGGCATCAGGAGATGAATCCGGCGACGGAGAAGAAGGAGAAGGTTCTCGACCGCTTTGACATCGACGTTCAACGCTGCATGTTCTGCGGCCTGTGCGAAGAAGCCTGTCCCACCGAGCCCAAGTCGATCTGGTTGAGCTCGAAGACCTACGAGCTGGCGTCCTACGAGCGCTGGCAGAACCTCTATGTCGACATCGACGAATTGCAGGAGTGGAAGATAAGGCCGGAATACACCGATGAGGAGGTCACGTGA
- the nuoH gene encoding NADH-quinone oxidoreductase subunit NuoH, whose translation MLGPLQPVHDLLGPTLFFYALSPAIKIAAVVFVGVLPLISYLVLAERKILGFMQVRLGPNRVGPWGLFQPIADIMKLLVKEDVIPNRAVKWAFILAPCLVVAPALVILSVIPFGPPAAQEGGLNFMITDINVGVLFVVALATIGVYGLIIGGWASNSKFSLLGGLRSAAQMISYEVPQGFAIVGPLLLAGTMSLTGIVEAQRDSGMWFVFPQILAFFIYLVAGVAESNRNPFDLPEAESELVAGFHTEYTGMRFALFFLGEYANMIVVSALAVTLFFGGWLRPFPNVEALAFLDLAFLPAGLVGLIWFSIKLGAFLFMYIWFRGTFPRYRFDQLMDLGWKWLIPLSLFNVFATGLIKILR comes from the coding sequence ATGCTCGGACCCCTGCAACCGGTTCACGACCTGCTCGGTCCGACGCTGTTTTTCTACGCCTTGTCGCCGGCGATCAAGATCGCGGCGGTGGTGTTTGTGGGCGTCCTACCACTGATCAGCTACTTGGTCCTGGCCGAGCGCAAGATCCTGGGCTTCATGCAGGTGAGGCTGGGCCCGAATCGGGTAGGTCCCTGGGGGCTCTTCCAGCCGATTGCCGACATCATGAAGCTCCTGGTCAAAGAGGATGTGATCCCGAATCGAGCGGTCAAGTGGGCGTTCATCCTGGCCCCTTGCCTGGTCGTGGCTCCGGCGCTGGTGATTCTCTCGGTGATTCCGTTCGGGCCGCCCGCGGCCCAAGAGGGCGGGCTGAACTTCATGATCACCGATATCAACGTCGGTGTGCTGTTCGTGGTCGCGCTCGCGACGATCGGAGTCTACGGCTTGATCATCGGAGGCTGGGCTTCGAACTCGAAGTTCTCCCTCCTGGGTGGTCTGCGCTCGGCGGCGCAGATGATCTCCTATGAGGTGCCGCAGGGCTTTGCGATCGTGGGGCCGCTGCTGCTCGCCGGCACGATGTCACTGACCGGCATCGTCGAGGCGCAGCGAGACAGCGGGATGTGGTTCGTTTTTCCGCAGATCTTGGCGTTCTTCATCTATCTGGTCGCCGGCGTCGCGGAATCGAATCGCAATCCGTTCGATCTTCCTGAAGCCGAGTCGGAGTTGGTCGCGGGTTTTCACACCGAATACACAGGCATGCGATTCGCGCTGTTCTTTCTGGGCGAGTACGCCAACATGATTGTCGTCTCGGCGCTTGCGGTCACGCTCTTTTTCGGTGGCTGGCTGCGCCCATTTCCGAACGTCGAGGCGCTGGCCTTCCTGGATCTCGCCTTCTTGCCCGCGGGACTCGTCGGCTTGATCTGGTTCTCGATCAAGCTCGGCGCATTTCTCTTTATGTACATCTGGTTTCGTGGGACCTTCCCCCGCTACCGCTTCGATCAACTCATGGACCTGGGTTGGAAGTGGCTGATCCCGCTTTCGCTCTTCAACGTCTTCGCGACGGGACTGATCAAGATTCTCAGGTAG